CGCATTTTAACAATTCGACGGGCATGAATATCGATGTCCGTTGCTTGACCTTGTGTTCCACCAAGAGGTTGGTGAATCATGACTTCACTGTTTGGCAGAGCATAACGTTTTCCTTCAGCACCTGCTGTCAATAGGAATGAACCCATAGAAGCAGCCATGCCAACACAAATGGTGGATACTTTTGGCTTAATGTGCTGCATCGTATCGTAGATACCCATACCAGCGGAAATGGAGCCTCCCGGGCTGTTTATGTAGAGTGAGATATCTTTATCAGGGTCTTCGGCTGCAAGGAACAATAATTGTGCAACAATGTTATTAGCAACGTTGTCATCAATCGCTGTTCCCAACATGATAATCCGATCCTTTAATAGACGGGAATAAATATCATATGCACGTTCTCCGCGGTTGGTTTGTTCAATGACCGTAGGAATTAATGGCATTTTATTGTCTCCTCCTTTTAATTAATGACTTCATCATACATTAAAGGTCAAAAAAGGTCAAATGAAAATGCATGGCGATTTCTATGACCATTTTACCCTTTGCTCAGGAATTTAAAACAAAAGGTGGATTGATCCACTCTTAACAAACAAGCGCCCATAAGCGCTTGTTTGTTATTGAATGTCTCCAGGATTAAATC
This genomic interval from Tuberibacillus sp. Marseille-P3662 contains the following:
- the clpP gene encoding ATP-dependent Clp endopeptidase proteolytic subunit ClpP, which translates into the protein MPLIPTVIEQTNRGERAYDIYSRLLKDRIIMLGTAIDDNVANNIVAQLLFLAAEDPDKDISLYINSPGGSISAGMGIYDTMQHIKPKVSTICVGMAASMGSFLLTAGAEGKRYALPNSEVMIHQPLGGTQGQATDIDIHARRIVKMRKKLNRIYSERTGQPIETIEHDTERDNFMDAEDAKAYGLVDEVLTPDQK